Below is a genomic region from Candidatus Binatus sp..
TCGGCGGCGCGACGCACGTTCGGCCCCGACCGTAATATCGAGTCGCGGTTCAACCCCGAACTCGGCGAAATCGAGCTGTTCGAGATCAAGACGGTCGTCGAAAAAGTGGCCAACGCCGCGGCCGAAGCCGACGTGGCGGAGGCGCGCGCGAAGTACGATCCCGAGGCGGAAGTCGGCGACGAGATTTTGATCAAGCTCGACACCGCCACGATGGGCCGCATCGCGGCGCAGGCGGCCAAGCAAAATCTCATCCAGCATATTCGCGACGCCGAGCGCAAGCAGATTTTCAACGAGTTCAAGGATCGCAAGCAGGAAGTCGTTTCGGGAATCGTGCAGCGCTTTGAGCGCAAGAACATGATCGTCAATCTCGGCCGCACCGAGGCGATCCTGCCCGAGAAGGAGCAGATCCCCCACGAGCGCTATCGCCAGGGCGATCGCATCCGCGCGCTGATTTTAGACGTCGATCTGTCGGAGAAGGGACTTTCGATCGTGCTCTCGCGCACCTCGAACGACTTCCTGATGAAGCTGTTCGAGCAGGAGGTGCCGGAAATTTACGAGGGCATCGTCGAGATTCGCCAGAGCGCGCGCGAGCCCGGCGGACGCGCCAAGGTGGCGGTCTATTCCAAGGATTCGGACGTCGATCCGGTCGGCGCGTGCGTCGGGATGAAGGGCACCCGCGTGCAATCTGTCGTGCAGGAGCTGCGCGGCGAAAAAATCGACATCGTGCCATGGACTGACGACCAGGCCGAGCTGGTGTGCCGCGCGTTGGCGCCGGCCAAGGTCTCCAAAGTGATCATCGACGAGGACGAGCACGCGATGGAAGTGATCGTGCCCGACGATCAACTGTCGCTGGCGATTGGCAAGCGCGGACAGAACGTGCGGTTGGCGCATCGCCTCACCGGCTGGAAGCTCGACGTGCGCAGCGAGATGGAGGCCGAAGAAGAGGCTCGCTCGGCGCGCGCGTCGCTCAACGCAATCCCGGGCATCGGCGACATCAACGCGGAACTGCTCTACCAGTGGGGATTCCGCTCGGCCGAGCAACTGGCGGAGGCCGACGAGACGGCGTTCGACGTCGAGGGAATCAGCGCCGAGCGCGCTACCCAGATAATCAACGCGGCGCGCGAGCACGTCGCCAACAAGAAGATCGCGGCCGAAGCGAAGGCTGCGGCTGCGGCCGAGGCGGCCGAGACAGCTGCGGCGCAAGCTGCTGCGGCAGCCACGGAAGCGGAAGGTGCGGAGGCGGCCTCCGAAACGATCGCGGTGGAACCCGCGCCGGCCGCCACGGAAGATGCGGGAGAAAAGTAATTTTTCACTTTTTCACGGACCCCGGCGTACGTGTGTTGGATGCATGACGCAGGATGCGAAGGCAGCGATGGTGCGGATTGCGATTGTCAATGGGCGCGTCGAAGTTGATTTCGACGCGCGACGCGCCGGGCGCGGCGGCTATTTGCATCCGACGCTTGAATGCGCCGAGCGGTTCGTCGGCTCGAAAGCGAAGGAATTCCGCGCGCTCCGGCGGAAAATAGATCGTCCCGAACGGCTCCAGATAGCGGCGGCAATTAAACTCCGACTGGATAGAAACTCAAAGGTCGAATAGTATAACCAGGATGGCGCGAAAGCGGATCAAAACTCTTGCTACTGAATGGGGATTCCCGGTCGAGGATTTGCTCGCCGGATGCGCCCGCCTAAAGCTCGGGCATACGCAGTCCGAGTCCAGCCTTCTCTCGCCCGAAGAGGCGGACCGGCTCAAGGCCGATCTCGACGAGCAGGCGCATCGCGCGTCGATCCTGCGCCGCGAAACCGTGCTCGAGACGAGCAGCGGAAAAATTCTCGAAAAGCGCCTCAATGCCACCGTGATGCGCCGGCGTCATGCCGAGCCCGGCCAGTCCGCCGGTGGCCCCGATACGCCTTTCCATTTCGAAGTTGAAGAGACCGGCGGCGACTCGTTCGAGGCGCCGTTTCTCGCCGATTCACACGCCGGCGAGCCCGAGGCGCCGGTCACGTTTGACTCGGGGCATCATGCGCAGCCTCCAGTCGCCGAGCCGCATCGCGCGCCCGAGCCGATCGTCGTCAGGCCGGAGCCCGAAATCGAGGAGATTGGCGAGGCCGACTACGAGGCGCATCCGCCCGAGGCGGCCGTTCATATTGAAAAAATGGGACCTGAGCCCGAACCTGAGAATGCGCACGAACCCGAGCCTCGGCCCGTCGTGGTCGAGGCGGCGGCCTCCGCGCCCGAAGCACCGCCGGCGGCGCCCTCGTCGCGCTTCGGTTATCGCACCGATCGTGTGCGCCCGGCGGAATCGGCGGAGCGTGGCTCGATCAATCTGACTCGCGGCTCTCAGACCGGCCCGACGCTCGACGACGGACAGAAGGGACCCAGGGTCCTGGGCAAGATCGATCTCAGACCCAAGGTGCCGCCGCCGCGTCCCGCCTCGCCCGGTTCGCGTACGGCAGCGGGCGCGCCGAGTGCGCGGCCGGGACTGACAGGACGCTTCGCTGCGCAACAGCAGCCGCAAGCGCCGGACGCGATGCCGCAGCTTCCGCCCGATCAAGTGGCCAAGCCCGGTGGCGGACGCGGAATAAAGAAAAAGAAAGTCGTCAAGAAGGGCAGCACCGATCTCGCCGCCGAGCGCGAGATGCGCGGGCTGCGGGTGCCGAAAAAGCGCCGTGCCCTGCCCGGCAAGGAACAGCGAAAAACCGAGATCACCACGCCCAAAGCCTCCAAACGCGTGGTCCGAATCACCGAGGGTGTAACCGTCGGCGATCTCGGCCGCTCGATGGGCGTCAAGGCCGGCGACCTGATCAAGAAGTTGATGGAACTGGGCCAGATGGCGACGCTGAACCAGGTGCTCGACGTGGACACCGCCACACTGCTGGCCGGCGAGTTCGGCTACAGCGTCGAGAACGTTTCCTTCGACGCGGAATCCGCCATCGAAGAGGCGCCCGAGGAAGCTGCGGTGGGCGAAAGCGTCCAGCGCCCGCCGGTCGTCACCGTGATGGGCCACGTCGATCACGGCAAGACCTCGCTGCTCGACGCGATTCGCCACACTAACGTGACCGCGCGCGAGTTCGGCGGAATCACCCAGCACATCGGCGCCTACACCGTCGAGGCAAATGGACGGAAGATCGCCTTCGTCGATACTCCCGGCCATGAGGCGTTCACTGCGATGCGCGCGCGCGGCGCCAAGGTCACCGACATCGTCGTGCTGGTGGTCGCCGCCAACGAAGGCGTGATGCCGCAGACGCAGGAGGCCATCAATCACGCTCGCGCCGCCAACGTTCCCATCATCGTCGCGATCAACAAGATCGATCTGCCCGACGCCAATATCGACAACGTCAAGCAGCGCCTGACCCAGGTCGGCCTGGTGCCCGAAGACTACGGCGGCGACACCATCATCGTGCCGGTCTCGGCTCGCACCGGCGAGGGAATCGACAAGCTGCTCGAAATGATCCTGCTGCAGGCCGACGTGATGGAGCTCAAGGCCAATCCGGCTCGCGCCGCGCGGGGCACGATCATCGAGTCGCAGCTCGACCGCGGCCGCGGCCCGGTCGCCACCGTGCTCATCCAGGAAGGCACGCTGCATCAGGGCGATCCTTTCGTCAGCGGCATCTCGTACGGCCGCGTGCGCGCGATGCAGGATCATCTCGGCCAGCGTCTTACCGAGGCGGGTCCGTCCACTCCGGTCGAGATTTTCGGCCTCTCCAGCGTCCCCGAGCCCGGCACGGTGTTTACTGCGGTGGTCGAGGAATCGAAGGCGCGCCAGGTCGCCGAGTATCGCCGCTCCAAGCAGCGCGAAGGCGAACTCGCCAAGACCAGCCGCATCTCGCTCGAAGACTTGAGCCAGCGTCTGGCGGCGGGCGAGGTCAAGGAACTCAAAGTCATTCTCAAGGGCGACGTGCAGGGCTCGGTCGAGGCGCTCGCCGACGCGCTCTCGCGGCTGTCCACCGAGGAAGTCAAGCTCGAGGTAATCCACGGCTCGGCGGGCGCGATTTCGGAAACCGACGTTACGCTTGCGTCGGCTTCCAAAGCCATCATCATCGGCTTCAATATCCGTCCCGAAGCGAAGGCTGCCAGCCTCGCGGAGAAAGAAGGCGTCGAGATTCGCCTCTACACCGTCATCTACGAAGCGATCAACGACATGCGCGAGGCGATGGAAGGTCTGCTCGCGCCAACCTATCGCGAAAAAGCGCTCGGCCGCGCCGAAGTCCGCAAGATTTTCAGCGTGCCCGGCGCCACCGTCGCCGGATGCATGGTCGTTGACGGCAAGATTTCGCGCAGCGCGCGCGCGCGGCTGGTCCGCGACGGCCGCCCGGTATGGGAAGGCAAGCTCGCCACCCTCAAGCGCTTCAAGGACGACGTGCGCGAAGTCGCGCAGGGCTACGAATGCGGTATCGCGCTCGAAAATTTCAACGACGTGAAACCCGACGACATCATCGAAGCTTTCGAGATGGAAGCGATTCTGCGCAAGCTCGCCGCGCCCAAGCCCGAGACCGTGCGCGGCCAGGCGGCGGTCGAAAAGCAGCTTCAGCCCTAGACTGCGTGTTCGTCGGTCGATCCGGGCGCGCGGGCCTGCGCGTTGGGGGAGGGGGCGTATCATCATGGTCATCGGCATCATGCGGCTGACCCTGTTTCTGCCGGAGAATCATTCGCTCAAGGGCAAACGGCAGGTGCTGCGCGCGATCAAGGCTCGCGTCCGCAACAAGTTCAACGTCTCGATCGCCGAGTCCGACAGCCACGACATGTGGCAGCGCGCCGAGCTGGGCATCGCGCAGGTCGGCAGCGATCGCGCGTTCGTGGA
It encodes:
- the nusA gene encoding transcription termination factor NusA codes for the protein MQVDLNRVIEQVSKEKGIDKTIVINAVEEMMHSAARRTFGPDRNIESRFNPELGEIELFEIKTVVEKVANAAAEADVAEARAKYDPEAEVGDEILIKLDTATMGRIAAQAAKQNLIQHIRDAERKQIFNEFKDRKQEVVSGIVQRFERKNMIVNLGRTEAILPEKEQIPHERYRQGDRIRALILDVDLSEKGLSIVLSRTSNDFLMKLFEQEVPEIYEGIVEIRQSAREPGGRAKVAVYSKDSDVDPVGACVGMKGTRVQSVVQELRGEKIDIVPWTDDQAELVCRALAPAKVSKVIIDEDEHAMEVIVPDDQLSLAIGKRGQNVRLAHRLTGWKLDVRSEMEAEEEARSARASLNAIPGIGDINAELLYQWGFRSAEQLAEADETAFDVEGISAERATQIINAAREHVANKKIAAEAKAAAAAEAAETAAAQAAAAATEAEGAEAASETIAVEPAPAATEDAGEK
- a CDS encoding YlxR family protein, which encodes MREKSNFSLFHGPRRTCVGCMTQDAKAAMVRIAIVNGRVEVDFDARRAGRGGYLHPTLECAERFVGSKAKEFRALRRKIDRPERLQIAAAIKLRLDRNSKVE
- a CDS encoding DUF503 domain-containing protein, which translates into the protein MVIGIMRLTLFLPENHSLKGKRQVLRAIKARVRNKFNVSIAESDSHDMWQRAELGIAQVGSDRAFVDGALREVVNFIDSLGLVPLGEEQLEIINY